ATGAATTTGGGACGATGGCAGATTTTGACCAGTTGCTTGCTGAAACGCATAAACGCGGCATGAAGCTGATCATCGACCTTGTTATCAACCATACGAGTGATGAGCACCAATGGTTCATCGAATCCCGTGAATCCAAGGATAGCCCGAAACGCGACTGGTATATCTGGCGCGACGGCAAGGACGGCGCTGAGCCGAACAACTGGGAGAGTATTTTCGGAGGTTCTGCCTGGGAGTATGATGAAAAGACGGATCAGTACTTCCTGCATATTTTCTCCCGTAAACAGCCGGACTTGAACTGGGAAAACAAAGACGTCCGTACTGCTTTATACGATATGATCAACTGGTGGCTTGATAAGGGAATTGATGGTTTCCGCGTCGACGCGATCAGCCACATTAAAAAAGAAGAGGGCTTAAAAGATATGCCTAACCCTGAAGGTGTGCAGTATGTTTCTTCTTTTGATAAGCATATGAATGTCGATGGGATCCAGACATTCCTCGAGGAATTAAAGAACGAGACATTCTCCAAATATGATATCATGACTGTCGGTGAGGCCAATGGCGTCAGCATCGAGGAAGCTGACCTTTGGGTTGGCGAGGAACAAGGCAAGTTCAACATGGTTTTCCAATTTGAGCACCTTGACCTTTGGGACTCTGAAAAGAAAGCACTCGACCTGGCAAAACTGAAGAACACTTTTACCCGCTGGCAAAAAGGACTTGAAGGACACGGCTGGAATGCTTTATTCATTGAAAACCATGATAAAGCCCGTATCGTTTCGACATGGGGTGATGACAAGGAATACTGGCGCGAAAGTGCAACCGCTCTCGCATCCATGTACTTCCTTATGCAGGGTACTCCCTTCATCTATCAGGGACAGGAAATCGGGATGACCAATGTCCAGTTCCCTTCGATCGAGGATTACGATGATGTTGCCATTAAGAACCTATATAAAATCCGCCGTGAAAATGGTGTGCCACATGAAGAGATCATGGATTTCATCTGGGCGACAAGCCGTGATAATTCCCGTACGCCGATGCAATGGTCAGCTGCTGACAACGCCGGTTTCTCAACAGGCAAGCCTTGGATTGGAACAAACCCAAACTACAAAGAGGTCAATGTTGAAGATCAGCTTCAAGACCCTGGCTCCATCCTTCACTTTTACAAAAAGATGATCGAGATGAAAAAGGCCAATGAAATTTTCACTTATGGCACATATGATCTGGTTCTTGAAGATCATTCACAAATTTATGCTTACACAAGAACAATGGGCGATAAGCAAGCACTGGTCATCTCTAACCTTACGAGCGAGCCGGCAGCATTTGAATTCAACGGATTCTCGCTCGAATCAAGCCAATTGTTGCTGAACAACTATAAGGTGGAAGATCAGGCAGCGCCATTCACACTGAAACCATTTGAAACGAGAGTATATACGAAGTAAATGTTAAGGGAGTGCCTGGTGATGGCACTCCCTTTTTCTATCGCATATGCAATATCACAAAGCCCGTGATACTTTTCACGGGGATAAATTAGCCTTTAGACTAATTGCACTGTCATTCTGATTAATTGCACGGTTTTTCTCCTTAACTGCACGCTTACTCCGCTTAATTGCACGGTCCTCGCCCTTAATTGCACGCTTACTCCGCTTAATTGCACGGTCCTTGCCCTTAATTGCACGCTTACTCCGCTTAATTGCACGGTGACCTACCATAATTGCACTTTCACCCTAATTATGGAAAAACAACTTCCTTTGTCAGCCATCAACAAGATCAGCATAATGGAAGCCTAGTTGATAACAAAGGTTTGGTAAACAACCTCTTCCCCATCCTGGATTTCCGTCTGTTCTACAAAGTCAGTTCTCTCTTGTTGGTAGACTTTTTTCCAAAAATGTACGGCTTTCTGGTTTTTTCCTAACTGGGATACGTAATAGCTTCCCTTATTATGAGTAAAAATTTCGGATACAGCAGCTTTGCCGACTCCTTTTCCTCGATATGGATTGAGGATGAAGAAATCATTGATGACTACATCTACTTTTGTCGTAAAAGGTGCTTCGAGGATCAAGACAAAGCCTGCCAGCTTTTCATCAGCAATAATAAAGTAAGGAGTGACCCCTTCTTTTTCCCCTATTAACGAAAATGAATCAAATTCAAAACTGCCAGACTCACTAATCTGCAATCCATCTGTATAAGCGGATAGATCATGCAGGTAAAGTGAATATAAGTTACGCAGCACTTCCTTTTTATCTAGATTGATTTTTTCCAAAATTACTTTCATACTGATTCTCCCTGATTAAATGAGGTAATAGTCCTATTATGAATTCAAGCAAAATAGGAGGAATCCTGCCAGAAAAAATTGAATTTTACATAAAGGGGGCGGATGGGAGTTTAGCTTGCTTGCTTTAGGATAATATAATTCAGGAAGGAATTGGACCGAGAAAAGGGTTGGCAAAACAGGGGTTATGCATTAAAATAATTTTTGGCTTATAAATATGTATTCTAAGGGTGAAATCATTTTGGAAAAACCATTGCGTAAAACACGATCTACCGGGGACTTTTTAGCATTCATCATTCCCTCGTTAATAGGAATATTTTTCTTTATGTTACCAATCTCCTACAATGGAGAAATCACGATACCAATCGCTGTCCTTTCCGGATGGCTGCAGGACTTGCTTGGCGGCACGCTTCCTGCAATAATGACGGTGATCATCGTTTTGACTTTAATCGGGACCTTATTGATAAAAACGGTCAGACCTGAAATCCTGAATCGCAATCATTTCTTGAAATCATTGTTTGATGTACCGACAATCTGGCTTATTGCCAGGATTTTAGGAGCTCTTTTTGCAGTTATGACCTTATTTCAATTAGGACCAGAAGCAATCTGGTCAGCTAATACAGGCGGACTGCTGCTCAATGACCTTTTGCCAATCCTATTCTCTGTTTTTCTGTTTGCGGGATTATTCCTGCCATTATTGCTGAACTTCGGCCTGCTTGAATTATTCGGAACCTTGATGGCCAAGATCATGCGCCCTATTTTCACATTGCCTGGCCGTTCTTCCATCGATACTCTCACATCATGGCTCGGCGATGGCACAATTGGAGTTCTACTGACAAGCAAGCAATATGAAGAAGGTTATTACACGAAAAGAGAAGCGGCTGTTATCGGGACGACATTCTCTGTTGTCTCCATCACTTTCAGCCTTGTCGTCATTTCCCAGGTTGACCTGGCTCACATGTTCGTTCCTTACTATCTGACTGTGACACTGGCTGGTGTGGTTGCAGCCGTCATCCTTCCGCGAATCCCGCCTCTTTCCAGGAAGCAGGATACGTACTATGTGGAGCAGAACAACGACTATGATGAGGAAAATATACCAGATGGCTATACTCCTTTCTCCTGGG
This portion of the Mesobacillus sp. S13 genome encodes:
- a CDS encoding glycoside hydrolase family 13 protein, yielding MKHKWWKEAVAYQVYPRSFMDSNGDGIGDLQGMISKLDYLKDLGIDVIWICPMYKSPNDDNGYDISDYQDIMDEFGTMADFDQLLAETHKRGMKLIIDLVINHTSDEHQWFIESRESKDSPKRDWYIWRDGKDGAEPNNWESIFGGSAWEYDEKTDQYFLHIFSRKQPDLNWENKDVRTALYDMINWWLDKGIDGFRVDAISHIKKEEGLKDMPNPEGVQYVSSFDKHMNVDGIQTFLEELKNETFSKYDIMTVGEANGVSIEEADLWVGEEQGKFNMVFQFEHLDLWDSEKKALDLAKLKNTFTRWQKGLEGHGWNALFIENHDKARIVSTWGDDKEYWRESATALASMYFLMQGTPFIYQGQEIGMTNVQFPSIEDYDDVAIKNLYKIRRENGVPHEEIMDFIWATSRDNSRTPMQWSAADNAGFSTGKPWIGTNPNYKEVNVEDQLQDPGSILHFYKKMIEMKKANEIFTYGTYDLVLEDHSQIYAYTRTMGDKQALVISNLTSEPAAFEFNGFSLESSQLLLNNYKVEDQAAPFTLKPFETRVYTK
- a CDS encoding GNAT family N-acetyltransferase, with product MKVILEKINLDKKEVLRNLYSLYLHDLSAYTDGLQISESGSFEFDSFSLIGEKEGVTPYFIIADEKLAGFVLILEAPFTTKVDVVINDFFILNPYRGKGVGKAAVSEIFTHNKGSYYVSQLGKNQKAVHFWKKVYQQERTDFVEQTEIQDGEEVVYQTFVIN
- a CDS encoding YjiH family protein, which translates into the protein MEKPLRKTRSTGDFLAFIIPSLIGIFFFMLPISYNGEITIPIAVLSGWLQDLLGGTLPAIMTVIIVLTLIGTLLIKTVRPEILNRNHFLKSLFDVPTIWLIARILGALFAVMTLFQLGPEAIWSANTGGLLLNDLLPILFSVFLFAGLFLPLLLNFGLLELFGTLMAKIMRPIFTLPGRSSIDTLTSWLGDGTIGVLLTSKQYEEGYYTKREAAVIGTTFSVVSITFSLVVISQVDLAHMFVPYYLTVTLAGVVAAVILPRIPPLSRKQDTYYVEQNNDYDEENIPDGYTPFSWGMAQAVEKASSNKSFKDFFLAGIRNILDMWMGVAPIVMALGTLALIIAEYTPVFQWLGMPFIPLLELMQVPEAKAASETLIVGFADMFLPSVIGADIASPMTRFIVASVSVTQLIYMSEVGGLLLGSKIPVSFGELFIIFLQRTLVTLPIIVLVAHILF